A stretch of Microbacterium caowuchunii DNA encodes these proteins:
- a CDS encoding alkaline phosphatase family protein → MTLSLPADPSHALRLTGVVPELLSAIEGGASRFRPVQSAILFVVDGLGAHALGANAGYARFLASRLTKKSVATTVFPSTTAAALTSLLTGTDVGEHGIVGYRAREPETDRALNQLTDWGPGLLDPLTWQRSASLLTADRGYVVSRPEYAGTGFTAATMRDAGFHGERDLDARVDAAAHWARSHPGSLVYLYAPELDGAGHKHGMASDTWLATLESIDAAARRLHAAAGPDVGIALTADHGMIDVPRERHVLLAEGDPRLDGVRTIAGEPRMLHLYAEPGMTDRVRSAWAAEEPRSWVMTRDEAIAAGLFGARVSPEVRDRIGDVLVAARARIAYYDDRLADSAGQKMVGQHGSLTADERTVPLLRLGAFAD, encoded by the coding sequence ATGACCCTCAGCCTACCGGCGGACCCTTCGCACGCCCTGCGCCTCACCGGCGTGGTCCCGGAGTTGCTCTCTGCGATCGAGGGCGGAGCATCCCGGTTCCGGCCCGTCCAGAGCGCGATCCTGTTCGTCGTGGACGGCCTCGGCGCCCATGCCCTCGGTGCGAACGCGGGGTACGCCCGCTTCCTCGCGAGCCGCCTGACGAAGAAGAGCGTGGCGACCACGGTCTTCCCCAGCACGACGGCCGCGGCGTTGACGAGCCTGCTCACCGGCACCGACGTCGGGGAGCACGGCATCGTCGGCTACCGGGCGCGCGAGCCCGAGACGGACCGGGCCCTCAACCAGCTGACCGACTGGGGTCCGGGCCTGCTCGACCCGCTCACCTGGCAGCGGTCGGCGTCGCTGCTCACCGCAGACCGCGGATACGTCGTGTCCCGGCCCGAGTACGCCGGGACGGGATTCACCGCCGCGACCATGCGGGACGCCGGTTTCCACGGTGAACGCGACCTGGACGCACGGGTGGATGCGGCGGCCCACTGGGCCCGCTCCCACCCGGGATCCCTGGTCTACCTCTACGCGCCGGAACTCGACGGTGCCGGGCACAAGCACGGGATGGCCTCCGACACGTGGCTCGCCACCCTGGAATCCATCGACGCCGCCGCCCGACGGTTGCACGCCGCGGCGGGGCCGGACGTCGGCATCGCCCTCACCGCGGATCACGGCATGATCGACGTCCCTCGCGAGCGGCACGTCCTGCTCGCCGAAGGCGACCCCCGCCTCGACGGCGTGCGCACGATCGCGGGAGAGCCCCGGATGCTGCACCTCTACGCGGAGCCGGGCATGACGGACCGGGTCCGGTCGGCGTGGGCCGCCGAGGAGCCCCGATCCTGGGTCATGACGCGGGACGAGGCGATCGCAGCGGGACTGTTCGGTGCGCGGGTGTCACCGGAGGTGCGTGATCGGATCGGCGACGTGCTCGTCGCCGCTCGCGCGCGGATCGCCTACTACGACGATCGACTCGCCGACTCCGCCGGCCAGAAGATGGTGGGCCAGCACGGTTCCCTCACCGCCGACGAGCGGACGGTGCCGCTGCTGCGACTCGGGGCCTTCGCGGACTGA
- a CDS encoding glutamine amidotransferase codes for MTTITIVQLYPDLLGITGDRGNVEVLSARAGYAGHHADVVMVGIGQDAPASADVIVIGNGPLSALRTVREDLSARREWLAAQIAAGAAVLAVGGGAELLSEGIDLLDGTSVAGLGLVPARVARTRQRRVGYVVAETPDGRLVGFEDHASEWSLSAGADPGVRYGRVVAGNGGFADGYETLHQDGVYATNVQGPVLPLNPQLADALLERALKRHGADYRPGAEAAAVDVHAAAARAEIQRLATGKRFTAIQL; via the coding sequence ATGACCACGATCACGATCGTGCAGCTGTACCCCGACCTCCTCGGCATCACGGGGGACCGCGGCAACGTCGAGGTCCTCTCCGCACGTGCCGGGTACGCCGGGCACCACGCCGATGTCGTGATGGTCGGGATCGGCCAGGACGCTCCCGCATCCGCGGACGTGATCGTGATCGGCAACGGTCCGCTGTCCGCCCTCCGCACCGTGCGGGAAGACCTGTCCGCCCGCCGCGAGTGGCTCGCCGCCCAGATCGCCGCGGGCGCCGCGGTGCTGGCCGTCGGCGGGGGAGCGGAACTGCTGAGCGAGGGCATCGACCTGCTCGACGGCACCTCCGTGGCCGGTCTCGGGCTCGTTCCCGCCAGGGTCGCGCGCACCCGTCAGCGCCGCGTGGGCTATGTCGTCGCGGAGACGCCGGACGGGCGCCTCGTCGGCTTCGAGGACCACGCATCGGAGTGGTCCCTGTCCGCCGGTGCGGACCCGGGCGTGCGCTACGGGCGGGTCGTCGCCGGCAACGGCGGGTTCGCGGACGGCTACGAGACTCTCCACCAGGACGGTGTGTACGCCACCAACGTGCAGGGGCCCGTGCTGCCGCTCAATCCGCAGCTGGCCGACGCCCTCCTCGAGCGCGCGCTGAAGCGCCACGGCGCGGACTACCGCCCGGGCGCCGAAGCCGCAGCCGTGGATGTGCACGCCGCCGCCGCGCGCGCGGAGATCCAGCGGCTCGCCACCGGCAAGCGGTTCACCGCCATCCAGCTCTGA
- a CDS encoding DNA gyrase/topoisomerase IV subunit B has protein sequence MTAEYSAHHLQVLEGLEAVRKRPGMYIGSTDSRGLMHCLWEIIDNSVDEALGGHGSRIDIILYPDGSVEVRDRARGIPVDVEPRTGLSGVEVVFTKLHAGGKFGGGSYAASGGLHGVGASVVNALSERLDVEVDRGGKTWAMSFRHGEPGVFADKGQPRSDAPFSAFEKKSELRVVGKAAKGVTGTRIRYWADRQIFTKDAAFNLEELEQRARQTAFLVPGLEIVIRDERTDEPRESVYAFAGGISEFAEFLAPDTAITDTWRLTGTGTFTETVPVLQPNGAMIPTDVSRECVVDVALRWGIGYETTIRSFVNIIATPKGGTHQTGFEQGLMKVLRAQVDQNSRRLKVGNDKIEKDDILAGLTAVLTVRLPEPQFEGQTKEILGTPAVRQIVTSVITKELGAKFSSAKRDDKAQTALLLDKVVSEMKARISARTHKETQRRKNALESSSLPAKLADCRTNDVAQSELFIVEGDSALGTAKHARNSEYQALLPIRGKILNVQKASVSDMLSNAECAAIIQVIGAGSGRSFDLEAARYGKIILMSDADVDGAHIRTLLLTLFFRYMRPLIEAGKVYAAVPPLHRVVVINPGSKPNETIYTYSEAELHTLLAKLTKAGKRWQEPVQRYKGLGEMDADQLATTTMDRAGRTLRRVRVEDADTASSVFELLMGSDVAPRREFIVDSSDRLGRERIDA, from the coding sequence GTGACCGCTGAGTATTCCGCCCATCATCTTCAGGTTCTCGAGGGGCTCGAGGCGGTCCGGAAGCGCCCGGGCATGTACATCGGCTCGACGGACTCCCGCGGGCTCATGCACTGCCTGTGGGAGATCATCGACAACTCGGTCGACGAGGCGCTCGGCGGCCACGGATCGCGTATCGACATCATCCTGTACCCGGACGGCAGCGTCGAGGTCCGCGACCGCGCCCGCGGCATCCCCGTGGACGTGGAGCCGCGCACCGGTCTCTCCGGCGTCGAGGTCGTCTTCACGAAGCTCCACGCCGGCGGGAAGTTCGGCGGCGGGTCCTACGCCGCCTCGGGCGGACTCCACGGTGTCGGCGCGTCGGTCGTCAACGCCCTCTCCGAGCGACTCGACGTCGAGGTCGACCGCGGGGGCAAGACCTGGGCGATGTCGTTCCGGCACGGCGAGCCGGGCGTCTTCGCCGACAAGGGCCAGCCCCGCAGCGACGCACCGTTCAGCGCCTTCGAGAAGAAGAGCGAGCTGCGGGTCGTCGGGAAGGCGGCCAAGGGCGTCACGGGCACCCGCATCCGGTACTGGGCGGACCGGCAGATCTTCACCAAGGACGCCGCGTTCAACCTGGAGGAGCTCGAGCAGCGCGCCCGCCAGACGGCCTTCCTCGTTCCGGGTCTGGAGATCGTCATCCGCGACGAGCGGACGGACGAGCCGCGCGAGTCGGTCTACGCCTTCGCCGGCGGCATCTCCGAGTTCGCCGAGTTCCTGGCCCCGGACACCGCCATCACGGACACCTGGCGACTGACCGGGACCGGCACCTTCACCGAGACCGTCCCCGTCCTGCAGCCGAACGGGGCGATGATCCCGACCGACGTGTCGCGCGAGTGCGTCGTCGACGTCGCGCTGCGGTGGGGGATCGGCTACGAGACCACGATCCGCTCCTTCGTGAACATCATCGCCACCCCTAAGGGCGGCACCCATCAGACCGGTTTCGAGCAGGGCTTGATGAAGGTGCTGCGCGCTCAGGTGGATCAGAACTCCCGGCGGCTGAAGGTCGGCAACGACAAGATCGAGAAGGACGACATCCTCGCCGGTCTCACCGCCGTGCTGACCGTGCGCCTGCCCGAGCCGCAGTTCGAGGGACAGACGAAGGAGATCCTCGGCACTCCCGCCGTCCGCCAGATCGTGACCTCCGTGATCACCAAGGAGCTGGGGGCGAAGTTCTCTTCGGCCAAGCGCGACGACAAGGCGCAGACCGCCCTTCTGCTGGACAAGGTCGTCTCGGAGATGAAGGCGCGCATATCGGCGCGCACGCACAAGGAGACCCAGCGCCGCAAGAACGCGCTGGAGTCCTCCTCGCTGCCCGCCAAGCTCGCCGACTGCCGCACGAACGACGTCGCGCAGTCCGAGCTGTTCATCGTCGAAGGGGACTCCGCCCTCGGCACGGCCAAGCACGCCCGCAACAGCGAGTACCAGGCGCTGCTCCCGATCCGCGGCAAGATCCTCAACGTGCAGAAGGCGTCGGTGAGCGACATGCTCTCCAACGCCGAGTGCGCGGCGATCATCCAGGTCATCGGCGCGGGCTCCGGGCGCTCCTTCGACCTGGAAGCGGCCCGCTACGGCAAGATCATCCTGATGAGCGACGCGGATGTCGACGGCGCCCACATCCGGACGCTGCTGCTGACGCTCTTCTTCCGCTACATGCGCCCGCTCATCGAAGCCGGCAAGGTCTACGCCGCCGTGCCGCCGCTGCACCGCGTCGTGGTGATCAATCCCGGGTCGAAGCCCAATGAGACGATCTACACGTACTCGGAGGCGGAGCTGCACACCCTGCTGGCGAAGCTGACCAAGGCGGGGAAGCGCTGGCAGGAGCCGGTGCAGCGGTACAAGGGCCTGGGCGAGATGGACGCGGATCAGCTCGCGACGACGACCATGGACCGTGCCGGGCGCACCCTCCGCCGGGTGCGTGTCGAGGACGCGGATACGGCGAGCTCGGTCTTCGAGCTGCTCATGGGCAGTGACGTCGCTCCCCGTCGCGAGTTCATCGTGGACTCCAGCGACCGCCTGGGACGCGAGCGCATCGACGCCTGA
- a CDS encoding alanine racemase, with protein sequence MTAVLTVDLAAFQRNLDVVRERVAPAELMLVVKDDAYAHGLEPIVTHAARHGVRWFGAFDVATGLRVRATAGPDAGIFVWMVFGVEEARRAIDAALDLGVGDADTLEEIALAAEAAGRTARLHLKIDTGLHRNGVRPEQWPAFVERAAELAAAGVVEIIGVWSHIAEASDAEDDAARARYEAALRVVEARGRQRTLRHLAASAASFDRAGFRYDMVRVGAFCYGIRSAGGPGEDVLGVQPIATLDAPVLALGDEGVRIGIGSADGLPSVLGGRMSVGTPDGPRRMLRIDEMDCLVEPWPGAAVGQRVRIMGQGTSSPTDLAEAMGSIGEEIAVRVSPLVERRYR encoded by the coding sequence ATGACCGCAGTGCTCACCGTGGACCTCGCGGCGTTCCAGCGGAACCTGGATGTCGTACGCGAGCGCGTCGCCCCGGCCGAGCTCATGCTCGTCGTGAAGGACGACGCCTACGCGCATGGACTGGAGCCCATCGTGACCCATGCGGCCCGGCACGGCGTGCGCTGGTTCGGCGCGTTCGACGTCGCGACCGGTCTCCGCGTGCGGGCCACCGCCGGACCCGACGCCGGGATCTTCGTCTGGATGGTCTTCGGCGTGGAGGAGGCCCGCCGTGCGATCGACGCAGCGCTCGACCTCGGCGTCGGCGACGCGGACACCCTCGAGGAGATCGCCCTCGCCGCGGAAGCCGCGGGGCGGACGGCTCGGCTGCACCTGAAGATCGACACCGGGCTGCACCGCAACGGCGTCCGGCCGGAGCAGTGGCCGGCGTTCGTCGAACGTGCGGCCGAGCTCGCCGCGGCCGGTGTGGTCGAGATCATCGGCGTGTGGAGCCACATCGCCGAGGCCTCGGATGCCGAGGACGATGCGGCCCGTGCCCGCTACGAGGCGGCACTGCGGGTGGTGGAGGCCCGGGGGCGGCAGCGCACGCTGCGGCATCTGGCGGCGAGCGCCGCGTCGTTCGACCGCGCCGGATTCCGGTACGACATGGTGCGGGTGGGGGCGTTCTGCTACGGGATCCGGTCGGCGGGGGGACCGGGCGAGGACGTCCTCGGCGTGCAGCCGATCGCGACCCTGGACGCTCCCGTGCTGGCCCTCGGTGATGAGGGCGTCCGCATCGGGATCGGCTCTGCCGATGGACTGCCGTCCGTGCTGGGCGGACGGATGAGCGTGGGGACACCGGACGGACCGCGTCGGATGCTGCGGATCGACGAGATGGACTGCCTGGTCGAGCCCTGGCCGGGCGCGGCGGTGGGACAGCGGGTACGGATCATGGGGCAAGGAACATCCTCGCCGACCGACCTCGCCGAGGCGATGGGGTCGATCGGCGAGGAGATCGCCGTGCGCGTATCGCCGCTCGTGGAGCGACGCTACCGCTGA
- a CDS encoding DNA gyrase/topoisomerase IV subunit A → MPPTRAQSLPADEGRIEDIDVSTEMQGSFLEYAYSVIYSRALPDARDGLKPVQRRILFQMAEMGLRPDRGHVKSARVVGEVMGKLHPHGDSAIYDALVRLAQDFALRVPLVDGHGNFGSLDDGPAAARYTEARLAPAALALTENLDEDVVDFIPNYDGQFQQPEVLPAAFPSLLVNGTTGIAVGMATNMAPHNLIEVVAAAIHLLDNPEATLEELMEFVPGPDLPGGGIIVGLDGVKDAYATGRGSFRTRAKVSIESLGPRRMGLVVTELPYMVGPERVIEKIKDAVGAKKLTGISDVSDYTDRLHGLRLVIGIKTGFDPSAVLEQLYRLTPLEDSFGINNVALVNGQPQTLGLKELLRVYLDHRIQVVTRRSRFRLARKQERLHLVEGLLIAIVDIDEVIQVIRASDDGEQARARLMDVFDLSQLQAEYILELRLRRLTKFSRLDLETERDQLKAQIAELEELLSSEVRLRAQVARELDAAAETYGTPRRTLLLNGGPVAPRSRSAAAAADLQIADAPCRVFLSATGRMVRAELTPDAPNGGIVPPARRSKHDAIRSAVDTTTRGDLGAVTSLGRLVRFSPVDLPSVPGNSVQAAAGTRADQYLGLDKNEHVVALVPLTDNPPIALGTAHGVVKRVSAGELGTKHDVEIIGLRDGDRVVGAAPATDGAELVFVTSDAQLLRFDAASVRPQGRAAGGMAGMRLSEGAEVITFTVVGPSVFDAVVVTVAGSRGAIAGTDPGSAKVSPFSEFPAKGRATGGVRAQRFLKGEDTLTLAWIGTEPRAVGADGAVRRLPEPGAKRDASGQPLEGVVTALGTAVR, encoded by the coding sequence ATGCCGCCCACCCGCGCCCAGTCCCTGCCCGCCGACGAGGGCCGCATCGAGGACATCGATGTGTCCACCGAGATGCAGGGATCCTTCCTCGAGTACGCCTACTCGGTGATCTACTCGCGCGCCCTCCCGGACGCGCGGGACGGTCTGAAGCCCGTCCAGCGGCGCATCCTCTTCCAGATGGCGGAGATGGGGCTACGGCCCGATCGCGGCCACGTCAAGAGCGCCCGCGTGGTGGGCGAGGTGATGGGAAAGCTCCACCCGCACGGCGACTCCGCCATCTACGACGCCCTGGTGCGTCTGGCTCAGGACTTCGCGCTGCGGGTTCCGCTCGTCGACGGGCACGGCAACTTCGGCTCGCTCGACGACGGTCCCGCGGCGGCCCGGTACACCGAGGCCCGGCTCGCCCCCGCAGCCCTCGCCCTCACCGAGAACCTCGACGAGGACGTCGTCGATTTCATCCCCAACTACGACGGCCAGTTCCAGCAGCCCGAGGTGCTGCCGGCCGCCTTCCCGAGCCTGCTCGTCAACGGCACGACCGGGATCGCGGTGGGGATGGCCACCAACATGGCCCCGCACAACCTCATCGAGGTCGTCGCCGCCGCCATCCATCTCCTCGACAACCCGGAAGCCACGCTCGAGGAGCTGATGGAGTTCGTCCCGGGGCCCGATCTTCCCGGCGGCGGGATCATCGTCGGTCTCGACGGCGTCAAGGACGCCTACGCCACCGGACGGGGAAGCTTCCGCACACGCGCCAAAGTCTCCATCGAGTCGCTCGGACCGCGGCGGATGGGTCTGGTCGTCACGGAACTGCCGTACATGGTGGGTCCGGAACGGGTCATCGAGAAGATCAAGGACGCCGTCGGCGCGAAGAAGCTGACCGGAATCTCCGACGTGTCGGACTACACCGACCGCCTCCACGGTCTGCGCCTGGTCATCGGGATCAAGACCGGCTTCGACCCGAGCGCCGTCCTGGAGCAGCTCTACCGGTTGACTCCCCTCGAGGACTCCTTCGGCATCAACAACGTCGCCCTCGTCAACGGGCAGCCGCAGACCCTCGGCCTGAAGGAACTGCTGCGCGTCTACCTGGACCACCGCATCCAGGTCGTCACCCGGCGCAGCCGATTCCGGCTCGCCCGCAAGCAGGAGCGGCTGCACCTGGTCGAGGGCCTGCTCATCGCGATCGTCGACATCGACGAGGTCATCCAGGTCATCCGCGCCTCGGACGACGGCGAGCAGGCGCGGGCGCGCCTCATGGACGTCTTCGACCTCTCCCAGTTGCAGGCGGAGTACATCCTCGAGCTGCGTCTGCGCCGCCTGACGAAGTTCTCCCGCCTGGACCTGGAGACCGAGCGCGACCAGCTGAAGGCGCAGATCGCCGAGCTGGAGGAGCTGCTCAGCAGCGAGGTCCGGCTGCGTGCTCAGGTGGCGCGCGAGCTCGACGCCGCGGCGGAGACCTACGGCACGCCGCGCCGCACGCTGCTGCTCAACGGAGGACCGGTCGCTCCCCGATCCCGCTCCGCGGCCGCCGCGGCGGATCTGCAGATCGCGGACGCCCCGTGCCGGGTGTTCCTCTCCGCCACCGGCCGGATGGTGCGCGCCGAGCTCACCCCGGACGCCCCGAACGGCGGGATCGTCCCGCCGGCCCGCCGCAGCAAGCACGATGCCATCCGTTCCGCCGTCGACACGACCACCCGCGGGGATCTCGGCGCGGTCACGAGCCTCGGCAGACTCGTCCGCTTCTCCCCCGTCGACCTGCCCTCGGTGCCCGGCAACTCGGTGCAGGCGGCGGCGGGTACCCGGGCCGACCAGTACCTGGGACTGGACAAGAACGAGCACGTCGTCGCGCTCGTACCCCTCACCGACAACCCGCCCATCGCCCTGGGGACGGCGCACGGAGTGGTCAAGCGGGTCTCCGCGGGCGAGCTCGGCACGAAGCACGACGTCGAGATCATCGGCCTGCGCGACGGCGACCGGGTCGTCGGGGCTGCGCCGGCGACGGACGGCGCCGAACTCGTCTTCGTCACGAGCGACGCGCAGCTGCTGCGCTTCGATGCCGCTTCGGTCCGGCCGCAGGGACGTGCCGCCGGCGGGATGGCGGGCATGCGCCTCAGCGAGGGCGCCGAGGTCATCACCTTCACCGTCGTCGGGCCCAGCGTGTTCGACGCCGTCGTGGTGACGGTGGCCGGCTCGCGCGGGGCGATCGCGGGAACCGACCCGGGCAGTGCGAAGGTGTCACCGTTCAGCGAGTTCCCGGCCAAGGGCCGCGCGACGGGCGGGGTGCGTGCGCAGCGCTTCCTGAAGGGCGAGGACACGCTCACCCTGGCCTGGATCGGCACGGAGCCCCGCGCCGTGGGCGCGGACGGCGCCGTGCGCCGTCTCCCGGAGCCGGGCGCCAAGCGGGACGCGTCCGGTCAGCCGCTCGAGGGCGTCGTGACGGCGCTCGGCACCGCCGTCCGCTGA
- a CDS encoding alanine racemase C-terminal domain-containing protein, protein MHPAAAPRVRISLAAIVANIRAVTGGEDGVADLRRDARGHGFGPVAEAVLAATGLDVLADPADVARSGTASPRVRTEGSATAAASAVFGLEEDTAPAMTLMGTVLAVKDLRAGEGVSYGYLHRAAADTRVALVTGGYAQGIPRVLGSRTHVAISGRRHPVIGRVAMDVCVVDIADAPVDRGAEVVYFGDPAGRAPSVRDWGRESGLRPLEIVTGVGLHTRREYSS, encoded by the coding sequence GTGCACCCCGCCGCCGCACCTCGCGTCCGCATCTCGCTCGCGGCGATCGTGGCGAACATCCGCGCGGTGACCGGCGGCGAGGACGGCGTCGCGGACCTGCGCCGGGACGCACGCGGCCATGGCTTCGGCCCCGTCGCGGAGGCGGTCCTGGCCGCCACCGGGCTCGATGTCCTCGCCGACCCCGCCGATGTCGCGCGGTCCGGGACGGCGTCCCCGCGCGTGCGGACGGAAGGCAGCGCGACGGCGGCGGCATCGGCGGTGTTCGGGCTCGAGGAGGACACCGCTCCGGCGATGACCCTCATGGGCACCGTGCTGGCCGTGAAGGACCTGCGGGCTGGGGAAGGGGTCTCGTACGGCTACCTCCATCGCGCCGCCGCTGACACGCGTGTGGCCCTCGTGACGGGCGGTTACGCACAGGGGATCCCGCGCGTACTCGGGAGCCGCACCCATGTCGCGATCTCCGGCCGCCGCCATCCCGTCATCGGCCGCGTGGCCATGGACGTCTGCGTCGTGGACATCGCCGACGCCCCCGTCGACCGGGGCGCGGAGGTCGTCTACTTCGGGGACCCGGCCGGCCGCGCGCCGAGCGTTCGGGACTGGGGCCGGGAGAGCGGGCTGCGACCGCTCGAGATCGTCACCGGGGTGGGACTGCACACGAGACGGGAGTACTCCTCATGA
- a CDS encoding MurT ligase domain-containing protein, with protein MTGSSIRYVPAILAGKLARFATRLRGGGSAFPGHLANRMAPSLLSTLGGQFPYGVVFVLGSNGKTTTTHMTSEILRAHGLRVFTNPTGANLPQGVTSALLADATLTGKVRADVAVLEVDEGFAAELADILSPRVIVALNVQVDQLYRFYETERVADMMLDAARRADVRVVINRDDPYLSKIDESGLRAPVSFFGASPDVVAASAHGLVNATDTRSGEAGAMSRPAESEVVAVDGRHVSLSLEGEVFPIVLPARGLHYAVDAAAAVSVARHILGDRFRSAAAADGFSRMAPAYGRGELVPLRREGSEQVEFVMFKNGPSLQLNVDALDGPPERLLMAIDEGTPDVSWLYDVDLSGLDHVDVVAGEKAHQIATRLAYAGIPIGTVEPDMEKAVALMRKFPPTTSGHQIWFVNYELMMIGRRLLGHGDQEVARR; from the coding sequence GTGACGGGAAGCAGCATCCGTTACGTGCCGGCGATCCTCGCCGGCAAGCTCGCCCGGTTCGCCACGCGCCTGCGCGGTGGTGGATCGGCGTTCCCCGGTCACCTCGCGAACCGGATGGCGCCCAGTCTGCTGAGCACGCTGGGCGGTCAGTTCCCGTACGGTGTCGTGTTCGTGCTCGGGTCGAACGGCAAGACCACCACGACGCACATGACCAGCGAGATCCTGCGCGCCCACGGGCTGCGGGTCTTCACGAACCCCACCGGGGCCAACCTGCCCCAGGGGGTCACCAGTGCGCTCCTGGCCGATGCCACCCTGACCGGCAAGGTACGGGCCGATGTGGCGGTCCTGGAGGTCGACGAGGGGTTCGCCGCCGAGCTGGCGGACATCCTGTCGCCGCGCGTGATCGTGGCGCTGAACGTCCAGGTCGACCAGCTCTACCGGTTCTACGAGACCGAACGCGTGGCCGACATGATGCTCGACGCCGCCCGGCGCGCCGACGTGCGCGTCGTGATCAACCGTGACGACCCGTACCTGAGCAAGATCGACGAGTCCGGCCTGCGCGCCCCGGTGTCCTTCTTCGGGGCGTCCCCGGACGTCGTCGCCGCCTCCGCGCACGGTCTCGTGAACGCCACGGACACCCGCAGCGGCGAGGCCGGGGCGATGTCCCGTCCCGCCGAGAGCGAGGTCGTGGCTGTGGACGGCCGTCACGTCTCCCTCTCGCTCGAGGGCGAGGTCTTCCCCATCGTGCTGCCTGCCCGCGGCCTGCACTACGCGGTCGACGCCGCCGCGGCCGTCAGCGTCGCGCGCCACATCCTCGGAGACCGGTTCCGTTCCGCGGCCGCCGCCGACGGGTTCTCCCGGATGGCGCCCGCCTACGGACGTGGTGAGCTCGTGCCGCTGCGCCGCGAGGGCTCCGAGCAGGTCGAGTTCGTCATGTTCAAGAACGGGCCGAGCCTGCAACTGAACGTCGACGCGCTCGACGGCCCTCCCGAGCGCCTGCTGATGGCCATCGACGAGGGCACGCCGGACGTCTCCTGGCTGTACGACGTGGACCTCAGCGGTCTCGACCACGTCGATGTCGTCGCGGGGGAGAAGGCGCACCAGATCGCCACCCGCCTCGCGTACGCCGGAATCCCGATCGGCACCGTCGAACCGGACATGGAGAAGGCCGTCGCGCTGATGCGGAAGTTCCCGCCGACCACGAGCGGCCACCAGATCTGGTTCGTCAACTACGAGCTCATGATGATCGGACGTCGCCTGCTCGGCCACGGCGATCAGGAGGTGGCACGCCGATGA
- a CDS encoding DUF7455 domain-containing protein yields the protein MNTMSTPTDQAAVIEHRLTAADRCDSCGAQAYIAAEVNGSELLFCAHHGRKYEEKLRSIATSWHDETARLMETV from the coding sequence ATGAACACCATGTCGACGCCCACCGATCAGGCCGCCGTCATCGAGCACCGTCTCACCGCAGCCGACCGCTGCGATTCCTGCGGTGCCCAGGCCTACATCGCCGCCGAGGTCAACGGCAGCGAGCTTCTCTTCTGCGCCCACCACGGACGCAAGTACGAGGAGAAGCTGCGCTCCATCGCGACCTCGTGGCACGACGAGACGGCCCGCCTCATGGAGACGGTCTGA